The sequence below is a genomic window from Pseudomonas cremoricolorata.
GACCTGGCCGCGCAGGCCAAGGACGTGCTCAACGGTCGTCTGCCGCTGATCGTCGGCACTGGCGGCATTCGCACCGAAGATGCTGTTGCGTTCGCTCAGCACGCCAAGGAAATCAAGGCCGATGCCCTGCTGGTCGGTACCCCGCCGTATTCGCTGCCGACCCAGCAGGAAATCGCTGATCACGTCAAAGCGGTCGACGCTGCCGCTGGCCTGCCGATCATGCTCTACAACTACCCAGGGCGCATGGGCGTGAGCATGGGCGAGGCATTCTTCGACGCCGTGGCGGATGTGAAGAACATCGTTGCGATCAAGGAAAGCTCCGGCGACATGGCGCAATTGCACCGTCTGGCAATTGATCGCCCGACGATTCAACTGTCGTGCGGCTGGGACGACCAGGCGCTGGAATTCTTCGCCTGGGGCGCGAAAAGCTGGGTCTGCGCCGGTTCCAACTTCATTCCACGCGAACACATCGCACTGTATGAAGCCTGCGTGATCGAGAAGAACTTCGATAAAGGCCGCAAGATCATGGCCGCGATGATGCCGCTGATGGACTTTCTCGAAGGTGGCAAGTTCGTCCAGGCGATCAAGCACGGTGTGGCCCTCAACGGCCTGAAGACCGGTGGCGTACGCAAGCCACTGTCCGACCTGAGCGAGGCCGAGAAACAGGCACTCAAGCAGGTCGTCAGTGAGCTCAAGGCCACCATCGCACAGATCAAATAAGGAGCCCGAACCATGGCTCAATTGCTGAGCAAGGCTCAATACGCGGCCATCGCCGCCGACCTGCAACTGCGTAACCAGGCGTTCATCGACGGTGAGTTTCGCGATGCCATTTCTGGCCGTACCTTCGTCACCACCAACCCGGCGACCGGCCAGCCGCTGGCAGAAGTCGCTGCGTGCGACGTCGACGACGTCAACCTGGCGGTCGCTGCGGCCAAGCGTGTGTTCGAGCAGGGCGCCTGGTCGAAACGGCAACCCGGCGAGCGCAAGCACGTACTGCTCAAATTCGCCCAACTGCTGGAAGATCACGCCCACGAGCTGGCCGTGCTGGAAAGCCTGGACAGCGGCAAGCCGGTCAGCGAGTGCCAGAACGTCGATGTGCCGGAAACCATTCACACCATCCGCTGGCACGCCGAGCTGATCGACAAGATCTACGACGCCACCGCGCCGACCGGCACTGCGGCGGTGACCCTGGTGGTACGTGAAGCCATCGGTGTGGTCGGCCTGGTCCTGCCGTGGAATTTCCCGCTGCTGATGCTGGCCTGGAAGATCGCGCCGTCGCTGGCCGCCGGCTGTTCCGTTGTGGTCAAGCCAGCCAAGGAAACCACCTTGAGCGCCCTGCGTGTGGCCGAGCTGGCGCACCAGGCCGGGATTCCGGCTGGCGTGTTCAACCTGGTGCCTGGTGGCGGGCGGGAAGTGGGCGAGGCCATCGGCCGGCACATGGACATCCCCATGGTCAGCTTCACCGGCTCCACCGACACCGGGCGCCTGTTCCTCAAGTACGCCGCCGAGTCCAACCTCAAGCGCATCGTGCTGGAGCTGGGCGGCAAGAACCCTGCGGTGGTCATGAACGATTGCGAAGACCTCGATGAAGTGGCGCAGTTCGTCACCGCAGGCGCGTTCTGGAACATGGGCGAGAACTGCTCGGCGTCGTCGCGCTTGATCGTGCATGAAGACGTCAAGGACCCGTTGCTGGCGCTGATCGGCAAGCACCTGAAGGATTGGCAGCTGGGTGACCCGCTGGACCCGGACAACCGCCTGGGCGCGATGGTCAGTAGGTCGCACTTCGAGAAGGTCAAGTCGTATCTGGACCACGCTGCCGAGCGGAAACTGAGCATCGTACAGGGCGGCCAAACCGAACACGGGGTGTACGTGCAGCCGACCATCGTCGATGGTGTCGCGCGCGACGACAAACTGTTCGTCGAAGAGATTTTCGGCCCGGTGCTGAGCGTGACCAGCTTCACCACCCTGGATGAAGCCATCGAGCTGGCCAACGACACGATTTACGGTTTGGCCGCATCGGCCTACACCGGCAGCCTGCGCAATGCGCTGCGCTTGTCCCGTGAGATTCGTGCGGGTGTTGTGACGGTCAACTGTTTCGGCGAGGGCGATGCCTCGACGCCGTTCGGTGGCTACAAGGAGTCAGGTTTTGGCGGGCGCGACAAGTCGATCTGGGCCCACGATCAATACACGGAGCTCAAGACCATCTGGATCAACGCTTCGTGAGCCGAGCAGTAATGGTGCTGTTCTGACGGAGTTCGGCACCGCGCTGACCACTGCCTCGCAAGGGGCAGTGGTTTTTTTTCGCATGCTACTCAGCTTTCTTGTCGGCACCGTTCTTCAATGCGTTGGCCTTGTCGGCCCATTGGTTAACCCCGGTTTTCAGCACGCTGTAGCGCTCCACCGAAGAAGCGTAGGACAACACCACATATGCCAACTGATGTTCGATGGCCGATTTCATGACGACGAACGCGGCATCGTCCGGCTTGGCTTTACGGATTGCCAGGGCCAACTTTTGTAGGCTATCGGTCAGTTGGTCGGCGGCAGACTGAAAGGCGTCCAGCGACGTGACCAAGGTGGGTGCGTCCTGTTTGAGCGTATTCACGGCGGCATCGGCGCTGTCGCGGACCTGGCGGAACTCTTCAAGGCTGACGTTGCTGTCGGAAAGAATGTTCTGGATGATCGCGTCCAGTGCTTTGTCGGTCGATTGCAAGGCAAGTGTCATGATGTATGTACCTAGTGGGATTGAGGTCACCTACCAGGCAAAGGTAGCCCCCAAGGTGGGTCAGGCGAAACTGACATAAATATCAGTCGCCTGGCCTTGAGGTCGGTCAGTTGGGTGTCGCAGCGTCGATCACCTTGCCCGGGTTGAGGATGTTGTGCGGGTCCAGCGCCCCCTTGAGGGTGCGCATCAGCGCCAGCTCGCCTGGGCTGCGCGAGTAGTGCAGGTAGGCCTTCTTCGCCAGACCGATGCCGTGCTCGGCGGAAATCGAGCCACCCAGCTCGGCGATGATGCGGTACACGCAGCGCTTGAGGTCATCCTTGCGCGCCGCGCTCGGCAGGCCGGTGGTGACGTGTACGTTACCATCGCCCAAGTGCGCCAGCACGTGCAGGCCGAGGTTTTCCGGAAACTGCAGGGCCAGGGCTTCACGTACCTGATCGGCAAAGTGCTCGATGCGCGGCAGCGGCAGCGACACGTCGAAATCGATCAGCGTGCTGAACAGCTGAATTTCATCTTCGAATTCTTCACGAATGCGCCACAGCTCGGCGCGCTGGCGCTCGGAGTTGGCGATCACCGCATCGACCACACTGCCGCTGTCGAACAGGTCGCTGATCAGCGTCTGGAAGTGCTCGCCGTCGTGTTCGCCGGCGAACCCTTCGACCTCGCACAGCGCGTAATACGGATAGCTGGCGTCCAGCGGCGCGCGGCCTTGCAGTAACGCGTCGACGTTGAACTGAAAGAACTCCTGCCACATCAGCTCGAACGCCGACAGCGTGCCGTTGAGCGAGCGGCGCAGGGCGGTGAGGGTGGCGATGACCTGCTCGAAGCTGGCGAAGGCCAGCAGCGCGGTATGGCAGGAGGTGGGCTTGGGCTGCAGCTTGAGCACCGCCTTGGTGATTACACCCAAGGTGCCTTCCGAACCGATGAACAGGTGCTTGAGGTCGTAGCCGGTGTTGTCCTTGGCGTAGCTGCTCAGGTGGCTGAGCACGGTGCCGTCGGCCAGCACGCATTCCAGGCCCAGCACCTGGTCGCGGGCTACCCCGTAGCGCAGTGCCTGAAAACCCCCGGCATTGGTCGACAACGCGCCGCCGATGCTGGCGCTGCCACGGGCGCCGAAGTCCAGGCCAAAGCGCAGGTCGGCCGCCGCGCACACCTGTTGCACGTGCTCAAGAACCGCCCCGGCACCGACCTCCAGGGTCATGGCGCCGGCATCAGGCCTGCCGATGGCGTTGAGGCGCTCCAGCGAGACCAGCAGCGTCTGCGCATCGCCGAGCGTGGCGCTGACCAGGTTGGTGCGTCCGCCTTCGATGATCAGCGGCTGGCGCGCCTCGTTGCACAGCGCCAGCAGCGCCGACAGCGCCTCGGTACTGGCCGGGCGTGCCAGGCCCAGGGCATGGGTCGGCGTGGCGTTCCAGAAGTCCACTGGCCGCTGGCGCAGCTCGGCGGCGTCGATCCAGCCGTTGGCGCCGACGATGGCTTTGATGCGTTCGCAGAGGTTCATGGGCAGGGTGCTCCTGATGACAGCTCGGCCAGTTGGCGGGCTTGTGCCTGGCCTGCCTGAGTGATGAAACCGATGTCCGAACCGAGGGTGAACAGACTGAAACCCATGGCCCGCAGTGCCGGCAGCTCGGCTGCCGAAGGCACATCGATGCCCAGCGTCTTCCCGGCCGCCCGGCCCACGGCGCAGACCCGCTGCAAGGCCGCCAGCAGCGCCGGGCGAAAGGGCCCCGGGGCCAGGCCTAGCGACTGCGCCAGGTCGCTGGGGCCGACGTAGAGCACATCGATGCCGGGCACCGAGGCAATCGCCTCGAGGTTGTCCAGGCCCAGGCGGCTCTCTATCTGCACGATCAGCAGCGTGCGCGCGTTGGCCTGTTGCAGGTAGTCGGTAAAGTGCTGGTAATAGCCCGACGCGCGCCACGGGCCGATGCCGCGGGTTCCGAGCGGGGCGTAACGGCTGGCATCGACGATGGCGGCGGCCTGTGCCGCGGTCTCGACCATCGGCAGCATCAGCCCGGCGACGCCGGCATCCAGCGCCTGCTTGATGTGCTCCGGGGCATGGGAGGGCACGCGGTACAGTACCGGCTTGCCATAGCGTTCTGCGCACGGCAGCAGACCGCGCAGGGCCGTGGGGGGAATCGGTGTGTGTTCACCGTCGAGCAACAGGAAGTCGTTGTCCAGGGCGGCCATCAGCTCGACCACCGTAGGGTCGGGGATGCCCACCCACGGGCCGATCAGGCGCGCGCCGTCGGCCAGCGCGGCGGGGAGGTGCGGTGCAGGGTTCATGCGCTTGCTCTCGTGTCGGGGCCACACGCAGACGTTGCGTGCCAAGGCACGCAAGCGGTTGCGGGGCGCAGTTGCATCAACAGGGGGGCGCGGCGCCCCGGGCGGCTAGCGCAGCGGCGTGCCGTCGACGCGGGTCACGCCTTGCAGCCAGGTGTCACGGCGCTGCGGGTGCTTGGCCAGCCACTGCGCCGCCACCTGCTCTGCCGGGGCGCGATCCATGATGGGGATCATCATTTCGCTTTCCTCTTCGGCGGTGAAGGTCAGATTCTCCAGCAGGCGCTGAACGTTCGGGCATTGCGTCTTGTAGTTCGGTGCGGTCAGGGTGCTGACAGTGGCCTTGCCGTCGTTGGGGGCGAACACGTCCTCGCTGCCGCTGAGGAACGAGATATCGAAGTTGACGTTCATCGGGTGCGGGGTCCAGCCGAAGAACACTACATCGTCCTCGCGCGCCACGGCACGCTTGAGGGTCGAGACGATGCCGATTTCACCCGATTCGATCAGGCGGAAGTCCTTTAGCCCGAACTTATCGTCGGCGATCATCTGCTTGATGATCTGGTTGGAGCCGACACCCGCCTCCAGCCCATAGATCTTGCCGCCCAGGCTCTTCTGGAAACGCGCGATGTCGCTGAAGCTCTTCAGGCCCTTGTCGTACAGGTAGGTGGGCACCGCCAGGGTGGTGCGTGCATCGCGCAGGCTCGGTTGTGGCAGTTGCGTGGCCTGGCCTGCATCGAGGAACGGCTGCACCACCGGGGTCATCAACGGCTGCCAGTAGCCCAGGTAGATATCCAGGCGTTTGTCACGGATGCCGGCCATGATGATCTGCTGCGAGGCGGTGGTTTGCTTGACCTCGTAGCCGAGCTCTTCGAGCAGGTGCTTGGCGATGGCGCTGGTGGCGATCACATCCGTCCAGCTCACCAGGCCCATGCGAACGGTCTTGCAGCTCTCGGCTTCGGCCGCCTGGAGCGAGGCCAGCGGTGCGCTGGCGAGAGCACCCAGTAGTAGCCAGCGGCCCAGCGAACGGGCTGGCGTCGATGATGGGGATCGGGGTGTCTTCATGCTCTTGTCATCCTGCGCACGTGGTGAAATCCATAAGCTGGCCGAGCAGACGTCACTGTCTGCTGGTGAATGCAAAGCTACGGCAGTGTGCTTAGCAAGGAGCGGACTTTTCCGACGTATTCAGGTACTTTTCCGACTTCTTTACTTGCCACTTGCCATCAGCGAGCCGGGCGCTGGGCGGGTCATGGAGGATGTCATGCCACGGGATTTCCGCTTCCTGCTGTTGCCGGGCTTTCCGCCGTCGGCCTTCGTCAATGCGGTGGAAGTGCTGCGCATCGCCAACCGCTTTCAGCCCGACTACTACCGTTGGCGCATCCTCAGCCTCGATGGCGCAGCGGTGCAGTCGTGCAGTGGCATGAGCATCGCTGCCGACCAGGCCTTAGGGACCATGCCGCTCGACTGCATGGTCATTGTGGTGGCCGGCTATGAGCCGCTTGCCTGTTACAGCGACGCGCTGCAAGCCTGGCTGCGCCAGCTGGCCGCGGCGCGGGTGGCGCTGGGTGCGGTGGATACCGGGGTATTTCCGCTGGCCCGCGCCGGCGTGCTCAACGGCTACAAGGTGACCGTGCACTGGGAAGCACTGGAGGCATTTCGCGAGTCGTTTCCGGGCATTCCCACCAGCCTGGAATCGTTCGAAATCGACCGCGACCGCATCACCTGTGCCGGCGGCGCCGCGACACTCGACATGATGCTGCACCTGATCAGCCTGCAGCACGGCTCGCAACTGGCGGTGCGGGTGTCTGAACAGTTGGTGATGGGGTC
It includes:
- a CDS encoding dihydrodipicolinate synthase family protein, whose amino-acid sequence is MKFEGIYTPAITPLAADGSIDTAAFANVLEYLVESGVHGIIIGGSTGEYYAHTSQERIDLAAQAKDVLNGRLPLIVGTGGIRTEDAVAFAQHAKEIKADALLVGTPPYSLPTQQEIADHVKAVDAAAGLPIMLYNYPGRMGVSMGEAFFDAVADVKNIVAIKESSGDMAQLHRLAIDRPTIQLSCGWDDQALEFFAWGAKSWVCAGSNFIPREHIALYEACVIEKNFDKGRKIMAAMMPLMDFLEGGKFVQAIKHGVALNGLKTGGVRKPLSDLSEAEKQALKQVVSELKATIAQIK
- a CDS encoding aldehyde dehydrogenase, with protein sequence MAQLLSKAQYAAIAADLQLRNQAFIDGEFRDAISGRTFVTTNPATGQPLAEVAACDVDDVNLAVAAAKRVFEQGAWSKRQPGERKHVLLKFAQLLEDHAHELAVLESLDSGKPVSECQNVDVPETIHTIRWHAELIDKIYDATAPTGTAAVTLVVREAIGVVGLVLPWNFPLLMLAWKIAPSLAAGCSVVVKPAKETTLSALRVAELAHQAGIPAGVFNLVPGGGREVGEAIGRHMDIPMVSFTGSTDTGRLFLKYAAESNLKRIVLELGGKNPAVVMNDCEDLDEVAQFVTAGAFWNMGENCSASSRLIVHEDVKDPLLALIGKHLKDWQLGDPLDPDNRLGAMVSRSHFEKVKSYLDHAAERKLSIVQGGQTEHGVYVQPTIVDGVARDDKLFVEEIFGPVLSVTSFTTLDEAIELANDTIYGLAASAYTGSLRNALRLSREIRAGVVTVNCFGEGDASTPFGGYKESGFGGRDKSIWAHDQYTELKTIWINAS
- a CDS encoding FAD-binding oxidoreductase — encoded protein: MNLCERIKAIVGANGWIDAAELRQRPVDFWNATPTHALGLARPASTEALSALLALCNEARQPLIIEGGRTNLVSATLGDAQTLLVSLERLNAIGRPDAGAMTLEVGAGAVLEHVQQVCAAADLRFGLDFGARGSASIGGALSTNAGGFQALRYGVARDQVLGLECVLADGTVLSHLSSYAKDNTGYDLKHLFIGSEGTLGVITKAVLKLQPKPTSCHTALLAFASFEQVIATLTALRRSLNGTLSAFELMWQEFFQFNVDALLQGRAPLDASYPYYALCEVEGFAGEHDGEHFQTLISDLFDSGSVVDAVIANSERQRAELWRIREEFEDEIQLFSTLIDFDVSLPLPRIEHFADQVREALALQFPENLGLHVLAHLGDGNVHVTTGLPSAARKDDLKRCVYRIIAELGGSISAEHGIGLAKKAYLHYSRSPGELALMRTLKGALDPHNILNPGKVIDAATPN
- a CDS encoding HpcH/HpaI aldolase family protein yields the protein MNPAPHLPAALADGARLIGPWVGIPDPTVVELMAALDNDFLLLDGEHTPIPPTALRGLLPCAERYGKPVLYRVPSHAPEHIKQALDAGVAGLMLPMVETAAQAAAIVDASRYAPLGTRGIGPWRASGYYQHFTDYLQQANARTLLIVQIESRLGLDNLEAIASVPGIDVLYVGPSDLAQSLGLAPGPFRPALLAALQRVCAVGRAAGKTLGIDVPSAAELPALRAMGFSLFTLGSDIGFITQAGQAQARQLAELSSGAPCP
- the choX gene encoding choline ABC transporter substrate-binding protein, with product MKTPRSPSSTPARSLGRWLLLGALASAPLASLQAAEAESCKTVRMGLVSWTDVIATSAIAKHLLEELGYEVKQTTASQQIIMAGIRDKRLDIYLGYWQPLMTPVVQPFLDAGQATQLPQPSLRDARTTLAVPTYLYDKGLKSFSDIARFQKSLGGKIYGLEAGVGSNQIIKQMIADDKFGLKDFRLIESGEIGIVSTLKRAVAREDDVVFFGWTPHPMNVNFDISFLSGSEDVFAPNDGKATVSTLTAPNYKTQCPNVQRLLENLTFTAEEESEMMIPIMDRAPAEQVAAQWLAKHPQRRDTWLQGVTRVDGTPLR
- a CDS encoding GlxA family transcriptional regulator, with translation MPRDFRFLLLPGFPPSAFVNAVEVLRIANRFQPDYYRWRILSLDGAAVQSCSGMSIAADQALGTMPLDCMVIVVAGYEPLACYSDALQAWLRQLAAARVALGAVDTGVFPLARAGVLNGYKVTVHWEALEAFRESFPGIPTSLESFEIDRDRITCAGGAATLDMMLHLISLQHGSQLAVRVSEQLVMGSVRLAQFPQRTHIVGRYGTSNKKLVNVIRLMSERMEQPLSTEALASMVSITARQLERLFRLHLSTTPKRFYLDLRLDKARQLLRQTELSITEVSLACGFESASYLARRYSARFACTPRQDRAFPTQVNTHLH